Proteins from a genomic interval of Pantoea deleyi:
- the tig gene encoding trigger factor: protein MQVSVETTQGLGRRITITVAADSIASAVKKELVDVARKVRIDGFRKGKVPMNIVEQRYGASVRQDVLGELMTRNFVDAIIKEKINPAGAPNYVPGEYKEGQDFTYAVEFEVYPEVELKGLENIEVEKPLVEVTDADVDTMLDTLRKQQANWIESDAAAGPEDRATLDFNGSVDGEEFEGGKASDFVLAMGQGRMIPGFEEGVVGHKAGETFTIDVKFPDDYHAETLKGKDAKFEIVLKKVETRELPELTEEFIKRFGVEDGSVAGLRTEVRKNMDRELKGAIRNRIKSQAIDGLVAANEIDVPAALIDSEIDVLRRQAAQRFGGNEKQALELPRELFEEQAKRRVVVGLLLGEVIRTHELKADDARVNTMIEEMASAYEDPQEVIEFYSKNNELMNNMRNVALEEQAVEAVLAKAKVTEKETNFQDLMNQTAQA from the coding sequence ATGCAAGTTTCTGTAGAGACCACTCAGGGCCTGGGCCGTCGCATTACGATTACTGTCGCTGCTGACAGCATCGCAAGCGCAGTAAAAAAAGAACTGGTTGACGTTGCCAGGAAAGTTCGCATCGACGGTTTCCGTAAAGGCAAAGTGCCGATGAACATCGTTGAACAGCGTTACGGCGCTTCTGTTCGTCAGGACGTGCTGGGCGAGCTGATGACGCGCAACTTCGTTGATGCCATCATCAAAGAAAAAATTAATCCGGCTGGCGCACCAAACTACGTGCCAGGCGAATACAAAGAAGGTCAGGACTTCACCTACGCGGTTGAGTTCGAAGTTTATCCGGAAGTTGAGCTGAAAGGCCTGGAAAACATCGAAGTTGAAAAACCGCTGGTTGAAGTGACCGACGCTGACGTTGACACCATGCTGGACACCCTGCGCAAGCAGCAGGCCAACTGGATCGAAAGCGACGCGGCTGCAGGCCCGGAAGATCGTGCAACGCTCGATTTCAACGGTTCTGTTGATGGCGAAGAGTTCGAAGGCGGCAAAGCCTCTGATTTCGTTCTGGCCATGGGCCAGGGCCGCATGATCCCAGGCTTCGAAGAAGGCGTTGTGGGTCACAAAGCGGGCGAAACGTTCACTATCGACGTGAAATTCCCGGACGACTACCACGCAGAAACCCTGAAAGGGAAAGATGCGAAGTTCGAGATCGTGCTGAAGAAAGTTGAAACGCGCGAACTGCCAGAGCTGACCGAAGAGTTCATCAAACGTTTCGGCGTTGAAGATGGTTCCGTCGCTGGCCTGCGTACCGAAGTGCGTAAAAACATGGATCGCGAGCTGAAAGGCGCAATCCGCAACCGTATCAAGTCTCAGGCTATCGACGGCCTGGTCGCAGCGAACGAAATCGACGTTCCTGCAGCCCTGATCGACAGCGAAATCGACGTTCTGCGTCGTCAGGCTGCACAGCGCTTTGGTGGCAACGAAAAACAGGCGCTGGAACTGCCACGCGAACTGTTTGAAGAGCAGGCTAAACGCCGTGTGGTTGTCGGTCTTCTGCTGGGCGAAGTGATTCGTACCCACGAGCTGAAAGCAGACGACGCGCGCGTGAACACCATGATTGAAGAGATGGCTTCTGCGTATGAAGATCCGCAGGAAGTGATCGAGTTCTACAGCAAGAACAACGAGCTGATGAACAACATGCGCAACGTCGCGCTGGAAGAGCAGGCGGTTGAAGCGGTCCTGGCGAAAGCTAAAGTGACCGAGAAAGAGACCAACTTCCAGGATCTGATGAACCAGACCGCTCAGGCCTGA
- the bolA gene encoding transcriptional regulator BolA: MIREQIEEKLRVAFQPAHLEVHDESYRHNVPAGSESHFKVVIVSDCFAGQRFLARHRLIYGELAAELAGSVHALALHTYTLKEWEGLQDTVLASPNCRGAGTLA, encoded by the coding sequence ATGATCCGCGAACAAATAGAAGAAAAGCTGCGTGTGGCGTTTCAGCCAGCTCATCTGGAAGTGCATGACGAAAGTTACCGTCACAACGTGCCCGCCGGGTCTGAAAGCCACTTTAAAGTGGTGATTGTCAGCGACTGCTTTGCGGGCCAGCGTTTTCTGGCGCGTCATCGCCTCATCTACGGCGAACTGGCGGCGGAATTAGCGGGCAGCGTTCACGCCCTGGCCCTGCATACCTACACGCTGAAAGAGTGGGAAGGATTGCAGGATACGGTACTCGCGTCCCCCAACTGCCGGGGGGCCGGTACGCTCGCCTGA
- a CDS encoding lipoprotein codes for MLKKLLFPLLAAFVLAGCATSNTTLTIQPKIELPQQDPGLMGVTVSINGADQRKDQALAKVNRDGQLVTLTPSRDLRFLLQEVLEKQMTARGYMIGPDGAVDLQIVVNNLYADVTQGNVRYSITTKADISIIATAKNGNKQVKNYRQTYSVEGAFNASNQKITNAVNATMSDVIADMAQDTSVNDFIKQNAR; via the coding sequence ATGTTGAAAAAACTGTTATTCCCACTGTTGGCTGCGTTTGTTTTGGCCGGCTGTGCAACCAGCAATACTACCCTGACTATCCAGCCTAAAATTGAGCTGCCACAGCAGGATCCGGGTCTGATGGGCGTGACCGTCAGCATCAACGGCGCCGACCAGCGTAAAGATCAGGCGCTGGCAAAAGTGAACCGTGACGGTCAGTTAGTGACCTTAACCCCATCGCGCGATCTGCGTTTCCTGCTGCAGGAAGTGCTGGAGAAGCAGATGACCGCACGCGGATATATGATCGGTCCTGATGGCGCGGTCGACCTGCAGATTGTGGTCAATAACCTCTATGCCGATGTGACGCAGGGTAACGTGCGCTACAGCATCACCACCAAAGCGGACATCTCTATCATCGCTACCGCGAAAAACGGCAACAAGCAGGTTAAAAACTACCGCCAGACTTACAGCGTAGAAGGCGCGTTCAACGCCAGCAACCAGAAGATTACCAACGCCGTGAATGCCACCATGAGCGACGTGATCGCCGATATGGCGCAGGACACCAGCGTCAACGACTTCATTAAACAGAACGCCCGTTAA
- the ampG gene encoding muropeptide MFS transporter AmpG: MNHYLRLFRQKNAAVLLLLGFASGLPLALTSGTLQAWMTVDNVDLKTIGFFSLVGQAYVFKFLWSPMMDRYTPPFLGRRRGWLLVSQLALVGGILAMGFLQPGRDLTLMAALAVLIAFCSASQDIVFDAWKTDILPPEERGSGAAITVLGYRLAMLISGGLALWLADRYLGWQATYWLMALMMVPGIIATLMASEPDTRIATPHSLRQAVVDPLKDFFQRNNAWLLITLIILYKLGDAFAASLTTTFLIRGVGFNAGDVGLVNKTLGLLATIIGALYGGVLMQRLSLFRALLIFGVLQAVSNFGYWLLAVTDKQLWSMASAVFVENLCGGMGTAAFVALLMTLCNKSFSATQFALLSALSAVGRVYVGPAAGWLVELWGWPTFYAFTVVAGLPGLLLLLFCRQTLNQVERSGKFLTRSYYPHGYRWTNRLFATGCGILALWLVALAMDALGWTALSSWLTHLFELGMTLALLAVLAGVLLDYRALKKTPVHPASDA; the protein is encoded by the coding sequence ATGAATCACTATCTCCGCCTCTTCCGCCAGAAAAACGCCGCCGTCCTGTTACTCCTCGGTTTTGCTTCCGGACTGCCGCTGGCACTGACTTCCGGCACGTTGCAGGCATGGATGACGGTGGACAATGTCGATCTGAAAACCATCGGTTTCTTTTCACTGGTCGGCCAGGCCTATGTCTTTAAATTTCTCTGGTCGCCGATGATGGACCGCTACACGCCGCCGTTTCTGGGCCGGCGTCGCGGCTGGTTGCTGGTAAGCCAGCTGGCGCTGGTGGGCGGCATTCTCGCCATGGGCTTTCTGCAGCCCGGACGCGATCTGACTCTGATGGCCGCGCTGGCGGTGCTGATTGCCTTCTGTTCCGCCTCGCAGGATATCGTGTTTGACGCCTGGAAAACGGACATCCTGCCGCCGGAGGAGCGCGGCAGCGGCGCAGCGATCACCGTGCTGGGCTACCGGCTGGCGATGCTGATTTCGGGCGGGCTGGCGCTGTGGCTGGCTGATCGCTATCTGGGCTGGCAGGCCACCTACTGGCTGATGGCGCTGATGATGGTGCCGGGGATTATCGCGACGCTGATGGCCAGCGAGCCGGACACGCGCATTGCCACGCCCCACTCGCTGCGTCAGGCGGTCGTCGATCCGCTGAAGGATTTCTTCCAGCGCAACAATGCGTGGCTGCTGATTACCCTGATCATTCTTTACAAGCTGGGCGATGCCTTTGCCGCCTCGCTGACCACCACCTTTCTGATTCGCGGCGTCGGCTTCAACGCCGGTGACGTCGGCCTGGTCAACAAGACCCTGGGCCTGCTGGCGACGATTATCGGCGCCCTGTACGGCGGCGTGCTGATGCAGCGCCTGAGCCTGTTCCGCGCGCTGCTGATTTTTGGCGTGCTACAGGCGGTGTCCAACTTTGGCTACTGGCTGCTGGCGGTGACCGACAAACAACTGTGGAGTATGGCCAGCGCGGTCTTCGTTGAAAATCTCTGTGGCGGGATGGGCACCGCGGCCTTTGTCGCCCTGCTGATGACACTCTGTAACAAATCGTTTTCGGCAACCCAGTTTGCGCTGCTCTCGGCGCTCTCGGCGGTCGGCAGGGTCTATGTCGGCCCGGCAGCTGGCTGGCTGGTCGAGCTGTGGGGCTGGCCGACGTTTTATGCTTTCACAGTGGTAGCCGGTCTGCCGGGTCTGCTGCTGCTGCTGTTTTGCCGTCAGACGCTGAATCAGGTGGAGCGGAGTGGCAAATTCCTCACGCGCAGCTACTATCCTCATGGCTATCGCTGGACGAATCGTCTGTTTGCAACCGGGTGCGGTATTCTGGCGCTCTGGCTGGTGGCGCTGGCAATGGATGCGCTGGGCTGGACGGCACTTTCGTCATGGCTGACGCATCTGTTTGAGCTGGGCATGACGCTCGCCCTGCTGGCGGTGCTGGCTGGCGTGCTGCTGGACTACCGGGCGCTGAAAAAAACGCCTGTGCACCCTGCATCCGACGCTTAA
- the cyoA gene encoding cytochrome o ubiquinol oxidase subunit II, which translates to MRLSKYNKSLGILSLIAGTLLMSGCDSALLNPKGQIALEQRSLILTAFGLMLIVVIPAVLMAVVFAWKYRASNTNAKYSPNWSHSNKVEAVVWTIPILIILFLSVLTWKSTHALEPSKPLQSDVKPVEIDVVALDWKWLFIYPEQGIATVNQIAFPANTPVNFKITSNSVMNSFFIPTLGSQIYAMAGMQTKLHLIANEPGTFDGISANFSGRGFSGMKFKAIATKDDAEFQQWVAKVKAAPNTLTTMDDFEKVAVPSENHPVEYFSSADPKLFMQVIDKFKMSHGKMDMPQHEGMDMSHTASAGAEE; encoded by the coding sequence ATGAGACTCAGTAAATACAATAAAAGTTTGGGGATTTTGTCATTAATTGCAGGCACTTTATTAATGAGTGGCTGCGATAGTGCATTGTTAAATCCCAAAGGACAGATTGCACTGGAGCAACGTTCGCTGATACTGACTGCCTTTGGCCTGATGTTGATCGTCGTGATTCCCGCAGTCCTGATGGCCGTGGTGTTTGCCTGGAAGTATCGGGCGTCCAACACGAATGCGAAGTACAGCCCTAACTGGTCACACTCTAACAAAGTGGAAGCCGTGGTCTGGACCATTCCGATCCTGATCATTCTCTTCCTCAGCGTGCTGACCTGGAAATCGACCCATGCACTGGAGCCCAGCAAACCGCTGCAATCCGATGTGAAGCCGGTTGAGATCGATGTGGTTGCACTGGACTGGAAATGGTTGTTCATTTACCCGGAACAGGGTATTGCGACCGTGAACCAGATTGCCTTCCCGGCAAATACTCCGGTGAACTTCAAAATCACCTCTAACTCCGTCATGAACTCTTTCTTCATCCCAACGCTCGGCAGCCAGATCTATGCGATGGCTGGTATGCAGACCAAGCTGCATCTGATTGCGAATGAGCCGGGAACTTTCGACGGTATCTCTGCGAACTTCAGTGGTCGTGGTTTCTCTGGCATGAAGTTCAAAGCCATTGCAACCAAAGACGATGCGGAATTCCAGCAGTGGGTGGCTAAAGTTAAAGCAGCCCCTAACACGCTGACTACCATGGATGATTTCGAGAAGGTGGCTGTGCCAAGCGAAAATCACCCGGTGGAATATTTCTCTTCAGCTGATCCGAAACTGTTCATGCAAGTCATCGACAAGTTCAAGATGAGCCACGGGAAAATGGACATGCCACAGCATGAAGGTATGGACATGAGTCACACCGCTTCCGCGGGAGCCGAGGAATAA
- the cyoB gene encoding cytochrome o ubiquinol oxidase subunit I — protein sequence MFGKLTLDAVPYHEPIIMVTVVAIILGGLALVAALTYFGKWKYLWSEWLTSVDHKRLGIMYVIMAFVMLLRGFADAIMMRTQQVMASAGEAGILPPHHYDQIFTAHGVIMIFFVAMPFVVGLMNIAVPLQIGARDVAFPFLNNLSFWFTAVGVILVNISLGVGEFAQTGWLAYPPLSGAEYSPGVGVDYWIWSLQLSGIGTTLTGINFFVTILKMRAPGMSLFKMPVFTWTALCTNVLIIAAFPVLTVTLALLTLDRYLGFHFFTNEMGGNMMMYVNLIWVWGHPEVYILVLPVFGVFAEITATFSKKRLFGYTSLVWATIAITVLSFIVWLHHFFTMGAGANVNAFFGIMTMIIAIPTGVKIFNWLFTMYQGRIQMHSAMLWTVGFLVTFSVGGMTGVLLAVPGADFILHNSLFLIAHFHNVIIGGVVFGCMAGVTYWFPKAFGFTLNETWGKRAFWFWIIGFFVAFMPLYALGFMGMTRRLSQNIDPQFHPLLVVAAVGAGLIALGILCQLTMFYVSVRDRHQNRDLTGDPWGGRTLEWATSSPPPFYNFAVIPHVHERDAFWEMKEKGEAYKQPASYEEIHMPKNSGAAIVICAFATVMGFALIWHIWWMAGLSFLGMIVTWIVKSFDEDVDYYVPVAEVQKIENQHFDEISKAGLK from the coding sequence ATGTTCGGAAAATTAACACTGGATGCAGTGCCGTACCATGAGCCGATTATCATGGTCACGGTCGTCGCTATCATCTTAGGTGGTCTGGCGCTGGTCGCTGCGCTCACCTATTTTGGTAAGTGGAAATATCTGTGGTCTGAATGGCTGACGTCAGTCGACCACAAACGCCTGGGTATCATGTATGTCATCATGGCGTTCGTCATGCTGCTGCGTGGTTTCGCTGATGCCATCATGATGCGTACCCAACAGGTAATGGCTTCGGCCGGTGAAGCGGGCATTCTGCCACCGCACCACTACGACCAGATCTTTACCGCGCACGGCGTGATTATGATCTTCTTCGTGGCGATGCCTTTCGTGGTTGGCCTGATGAACATCGCCGTTCCGTTGCAGATTGGTGCACGTGACGTTGCGTTCCCGTTCCTGAACAACCTGAGCTTCTGGTTTACTGCGGTCGGTGTGATCCTGGTTAACATTTCTCTGGGTGTGGGCGAGTTCGCACAGACCGGCTGGCTGGCGTATCCGCCGCTATCCGGCGCGGAGTACAGTCCCGGCGTCGGGGTCGATTACTGGATCTGGAGCCTTCAGCTCTCAGGTATTGGTACGACCTTAACCGGTATTAACTTCTTCGTGACCATCCTGAAGATGCGTGCGCCAGGCATGAGCCTGTTCAAAATGCCGGTCTTCACCTGGACCGCACTGTGCACCAACGTCCTGATCATCGCTGCGTTCCCGGTTCTGACCGTGACCCTGGCGCTGCTGACGCTTGATCGTTATCTCGGCTTCCATTTCTTCACCAATGAAATGGGCGGGAACATGATGATGTACGTCAACCTGATCTGGGTCTGGGGCCATCCGGAAGTGTATATCCTGGTACTGCCGGTGTTTGGTGTGTTCGCAGAAATTACCGCGACCTTCTCCAAAAAACGTCTGTTCGGTTATACCTCTCTGGTCTGGGCGACCATCGCCATCACCGTTCTGTCGTTCATCGTCTGGCTGCACCACTTCTTCACCATGGGTGCGGGTGCCAACGTTAACGCCTTCTTCGGTATCATGACGATGATCATCGCGATTCCGACCGGGGTTAAAATCTTTAACTGGCTGTTCACCATGTACCAGGGCCGCATTCAGATGCACTCTGCCATGCTGTGGACCGTTGGCTTCCTGGTAACCTTCTCTGTCGGGGGTATGACCGGTGTTCTGCTGGCCGTTCCGGGTGCTGACTTTATTCTGCACAACAGCCTGTTCCTGATTGCGCACTTCCATAACGTTATTATCGGTGGTGTGGTCTTCGGTTGTATGGCGGGTGTGACCTACTGGTTCCCGAAAGCGTTCGGCTTTACCCTGAACGAAACCTGGGGCAAGCGCGCATTCTGGTTCTGGATTATCGGCTTCTTCGTTGCCTTTATGCCGCTGTACGCACTGGGCTTCATGGGTATGACCCGTCGTCTGAGCCAGAACATCGATCCACAGTTCCACCCTCTGCTGGTCGTGGCTGCGGTCGGTGCAGGTCTGATTGCACTGGGTATCCTGTGTCAGCTGACCATGTTCTATGTCTCGGTACGTGATCGTCATCAGAACCGTGACCTGACCGGTGACCCGTGGGGCGGTCGTACGCTGGAGTGGGCAACCTCTTCACCACCACCGTTCTATAACTTTGCTGTTATCCCACATGTGCATGAGCGCGACGCGTTCTGGGAAATGAAAGAGAAAGGCGAAGCGTACAAACAGCCGGCATCGTACGAAGAGATTCATATGCCGAAAAACAGCGGTGCTGCTATCGTCATCTGCGCATTCGCAACGGTAATGGGTTTCGCGCTGATCTGGCATATCTGGTGGATGGCGGGTCTTTCATTCCTCGGCATGATCGTTACCTGGATCGTGAAGAGCTTCGACGAAGACGTGGATTACTACGTTCCGGTTGCTGAAGTTCAGAAGATTGAAAACCAGCACTTTGACGAAATCAGCAAAGCAGGTCTGAAATAA
- a CDS encoding cytochrome o ubiquinol oxidase subunit III produces the protein MSTETLIKHHHDAHAEHGHHDAGANKVFGFWIYLMSDCIIFATLFATYAVMVNNTAGGPAGKDIFELPFVLVETALLLLSSITYGMAVISMNKEQKGAVIGWLALTFLFGLGFIGMEIYEFHHLIAEGFGPDRSGFLSGFFTLVGTHGLHVTSGLIWMLVLMFQISRRGLNATNRTRIMCLSLFWHFLDVVWICVFTVVYLMGAM, from the coding sequence ATGTCAACTGAAACTCTGATTAAACATCACCACGACGCCCATGCGGAGCATGGGCATCACGATGCAGGAGCCAATAAAGTCTTTGGCTTCTGGATCTACCTGATGAGTGACTGCATTATCTTCGCAACCCTGTTTGCGACCTATGCTGTCATGGTCAACAACACTGCCGGTGGCCCGGCAGGTAAAGATATCTTTGAGCTGCCATTTGTTCTGGTAGAAACCGCCCTGCTGCTGCTGAGTTCCATCACTTACGGCATGGCTGTTATCTCCATGAACAAGGAGCAAAAAGGGGCCGTTATCGGCTGGCTGGCGCTGACCTTCCTGTTCGGTCTGGGCTTCATCGGGATGGAAATCTATGAATTCCATCACCTGATTGCCGAAGGCTTTGGCCCGGATCGCAGCGGCTTCCTGTCTGGCTTCTTTACGCTGGTGGGTACCCACGGTCTGCACGTGACCTCCGGTCTGATCTGGATGCTGGTACTGATGTTCCAGATCTCCAGACGTGGCCTGAACGCGACTAACCGCACCCGTATCATGTGCCTGAGCCTGTTCTGGCACTTCCTGGACGTGGTCTGGATTTGCGTCTTCACCGTTGTTTACCTGATGGGAGCCATGTAA
- a CDS encoding cytochrome o ubiquinol oxidase subunit IV, with translation MSHSVNEHGASHGSVKSYMIGFILSIILTAIPFWMVMDGSASHGTILGVVLVCAVIQVLVHLVYFLHLDSKSEGGWNMVAIVFSAIIILIVVVGSLWIMWNLNYNMMPH, from the coding sequence ATGAGTCATTCTGTTAACGAACATGGCGCTTCACACGGTAGCGTGAAGTCCTACATGATCGGCTTCATCCTCTCTATCATCCTGACGGCGATCCCGTTCTGGATGGTAATGGATGGCAGTGCATCTCACGGTACGATCCTTGGTGTTGTCCTGGTGTGTGCAGTGATTCAGGTGCTGGTGCACCTGGTTTACTTCCTGCACTTAGACAGCAAATCTGAGGGTGGCTGGAACATGGTAGCCATTGTCTTCTCGGCCATCATCATCCTGATTGTCGTAGTAGGCTCACTGTGGATCATGTGGAACCTCAACTACAACATGATGCCTCACTAA
- the cyoE gene encoding heme o synthase, whose protein sequence is MFKQYLQVTKPGIIFGNLISVIGGFLLASKGNTDYALFLITLVGVSLVVASGCVFNNVIDRDIDIKMERTRNRVLVKGLISAKVSLVYATVLGIAGFALLYFGANPLAMWLAVMGFVVYVGIYSLYMKRHSVYGTLIGSLSGAAPPVIGYCAVSNQFDAGALILLAIFSLWQMPHSYAIAIFRFKDYQAANIPVLPVVKGISVAKNHITLYILAFMIATLMLTLGGYAGYKYLVVAAAVSVWWLGMALSGYKTADDRVWARKLFVFSIVTITALSVMMSVDSMAPVSKDLLTYVW, encoded by the coding sequence ATGTTTAAGCAATACCTGCAAGTTACAAAACCAGGAATTATTTTCGGGAATTTAATTTCTGTGATCGGCGGATTCCTGTTGGCCTCCAAAGGCAACACGGATTACGCCCTGTTTCTCATCACCCTGGTGGGCGTGTCACTGGTGGTTGCATCCGGTTGTGTTTTCAACAACGTGATCGACCGCGACATCGACATCAAGATGGAGAGAACCAGGAATCGGGTGCTGGTAAAAGGCCTTATCTCCGCGAAAGTAAGCCTGGTTTACGCCACTGTGTTGGGTATTGCTGGCTTTGCGTTGCTCTACTTCGGTGCTAATCCGCTGGCCATGTGGCTGGCGGTGATGGGCTTCGTGGTTTACGTGGGCATTTACAGCCTCTACATGAAGCGTCACTCCGTTTACGGCACGCTGATTGGCAGTCTGTCGGGCGCTGCGCCGCCGGTTATCGGCTACTGCGCTGTCTCCAACCAGTTTGATGCAGGCGCATTAATCCTGCTGGCGATCTTCAGCCTATGGCAGATGCCGCATTCGTACGCGATTGCCATCTTCCGCTTTAAAGATTACCAGGCCGCGAACATCCCGGTTCTGCCGGTGGTGAAAGGCATCTCGGTGGCTAAAAATCATATTACGCTCTATATCCTGGCGTTTATGATTGCCACGCTGATGCTGACGCTGGGCGGTTATGCGGGCTACAAATATCTGGTGGTGGCCGCTGCGGTCAGCGTCTGGTGGCTGGGCATGGCCCTGTCGGGTTATAAAACGGCAGATGACCGTGTCTGGGCGCGTAAACTGTTTGTCTTCTCTATCGTCACCATCACCGCGCTGAGCGTGATGATGTCGGTCGATTCGATGGCACCGGTGTCGAAGGACCTGCTGACTTACGTCTGGTAA
- a CDS encoding MFS transporter — MNDNKMTPVELRATWGLGTVFSLRMLGMFMVLPVLTTYGMALQGASEALIGLAIGIYGLAQAIFQIPFGLLSDRIGRKPLIVGGLLLFVLGSVIAASTDSIWGIILGRALQGSGAIAAAVMALLSDLTREQNRTKAMAFIGISFGITFAIAMVVGPVVTHALGLHALFWMIAILASLGIVITLLVVPSASHHVLNRESGMVKGSFRKVLANPRLVKLNIGIFCLHVLLMSSFVALPGQFEQAGFPAPEHWKVYLTTMLIAFAGVVPFIIYAEVKRRMKRVFVGCVGMIVIAEIVLWGAEGHFWTLVLGVQLFFFAFNLMEAILPSLISKESPAGYKGTAMGIYSTSQFLGVAVGGSMGGWVFGHFDAQTVFMVGAMVAAAWLFVSMTMQEPPYVSSLRIVLSDAALAVPNLEQRLKAQPGVNAVFIVPEEKSAYIKIDSKVTSRPELEALLGSC, encoded by the coding sequence ATGAACGATAATAAAATGACTCCGGTGGAGCTGCGTGCCACATGGGGCCTCGGTACGGTCTTTTCCCTGCGAATGCTGGGAATGTTTATGGTCCTGCCGGTACTGACCACTTATGGCATGGCATTACAGGGTGCGAGTGAAGCCTTGATCGGCCTGGCAATTGGCATTTATGGCCTCGCCCAGGCGATATTTCAGATCCCTTTTGGTCTGCTTTCCGATCGCATCGGGCGTAAGCCGCTGATCGTTGGCGGGCTGTTGCTGTTTGTTCTGGGCAGCGTGATCGCTGCCAGCACCGACTCTATCTGGGGCATTATTCTGGGTCGTGCGCTCCAGGGCTCAGGCGCGATTGCTGCGGCCGTGATGGCCCTCCTCTCCGATTTAACCCGTGAGCAGAACCGCACCAAGGCGATGGCGTTTATCGGCATCAGTTTTGGCATCACCTTCGCGATCGCGATGGTCGTTGGTCCGGTGGTGACGCACGCGCTGGGTCTGCATGCGCTGTTCTGGATGATTGCGATTCTGGCCTCGCTGGGTATCGTGATCACGCTGCTGGTGGTGCCTTCCGCCTCCCACCATGTTTTGAACCGCGAGTCCGGCATGGTGAAAGGCAGCTTCCGCAAAGTGCTGGCGAATCCGCGTCTGGTGAAGCTGAACATCGGGATTTTCTGCCTGCACGTTCTGCTGATGTCGAGCTTTGTGGCCCTGCCGGGTCAGTTTGAGCAGGCGGGCTTCCCGGCGCCCGAACACTGGAAGGTCTATCTCACCACCATGCTGATCGCCTTTGCCGGCGTGGTGCCGTTCATCATCTATGCCGAAGTGAAGCGCCGCATGAAGCGGGTCTTTGTCGGCTGCGTCGGGATGATCGTCATCGCCGAAATCGTGCTCTGGGGCGCAGAAGGCCATTTCTGGACGCTGGTGCTGGGTGTTCAGCTCTTCTTCTTCGCCTTTAACCTGATGGAGGCGATTCTGCCTTCGCTGATCAGTAAAGAGTCGCCGGCGGGCTACAAAGGCACGGCGATGGGGATCTACTCCACCAGCCAGTTCCTGGGCGTCGCGGTGGGCGGCAGCATGGGCGGCTGGGTCTTCGGGCATTTCGATGCGCAGACCGTCTTCATGGTTGGCGCGATGGTGGCGGCGGCCTGGCTGTTTGTCAGCATGACGATGCAGGAGCCGCCTTATGTCAGCAGCCTGCGCATCGTGCTGAGCGACGCGGCACTGGCCGTGCCGAATCTGGAGCAGCGTCTGAAAGCGCAGCCGGGGGTGAACGCCGTGTTTATCGTGCCGGAAGAGAAAAGCGCCTACATCAAAATTGACAGCAAGGTCACCAGCCGTCCGGAGCTGGAGGCGCTGCTGGGCAGTTGCTGA
- a CDS encoding YajQ family cyclic di-GMP-binding protein — MPSFDIVSEVDLQEIRNAVENANREVSTRFDFRNVSAEFELNEKNETIKITSESDFQVKQLVDILREKLLKRGIEGGALEVPEEIEHSGKSWTVEAKLKKGIESDVAKKLVKLIKDSKLKVQTQIQGEALRVTGKARDDLQSAMAIVRGSNLGQPFQFKNFRD; from the coding sequence ATGCCATCTTTCGATATCGTTTCAGAAGTCGATCTGCAGGAAATTCGCAATGCGGTGGAGAATGCCAACCGTGAAGTGTCGACCCGCTTCGATTTCCGCAACGTGAGCGCCGAGTTTGAGCTCAACGAAAAGAATGAAACCATTAAAATCACCAGCGAGTCCGACTTTCAGGTTAAGCAGCTGGTCGATATTCTGCGTGAGAAACTGCTGAAGCGCGGGATTGAAGGCGGTGCCTTAGAGGTGCCGGAAGAGATTGAGCACAGCGGTAAGAGCTGGACGGTCGAGGCGAAACTGAAAAAAGGCATTGAAAGCGATGTCGCGAAGAAGCTGGTGAAGCTGATCAAAGACAGCAAGCTGAAAGTGCAGACGCAGATTCAGGGCGAAGCGCTGCGTGTGACCGGTAAAGCGCGTGATGATTTGCAGAGTGCGATGGCTATCGTGCGCGGCAGCAATCTGGGGCAGCCGTTCCAGTTTAAAAACTTCCGCGATTAA